The following proteins are encoded in a genomic region of Pyrus communis chromosome 11, drPyrComm1.1, whole genome shotgun sequence:
- the LOC137708572 gene encoding uncharacterized protein yields the protein MAIDSSSAVERMEVEVNYLAESDVFVQDHDGPAVGGQIAGSKNGTCHQCRQRKTEFAASCTNVKAKGPCTVKLCHSCLKNRYTLTAEQVAEKCPKCRGECNCSICHKKAGLMPTGIRTHEAKRKGYQSVADMLIVEKPQKKENGYSKGGNGQERVAPDKATGVDSPSKRGKEDALDQSEDVNSDAAQEDELIETCDDSRDGGAAVNDNDAKAKGKAARGHHRVKERCMESRVVVPEVPLPQGTPLTTVAGVDLAAEDVGNALQFLKFCETFREFFKIQKSQAESVLRELSRGGSGRSGRPGQYSSIVRFHSYMLFFIQKGLLQESLEQASNSSSWFQDLANLVSASGVSKVDPVMKELPTECFIEGGEGYDALNFSQKLRLLIFLCDEALNTKTLRGWIEEQNERSVQHKRDTKAKVGLAKDKERDLQAKLQEQMAKRTTAENSDAVPISESSILISESDSIASVLRSELAQAHIEVVEAMAMVPESVEICEAVRIEPYIVDADGHAFWKLRGHLDEDILLQDLGSWDGTPSGEQWFVCGAEMKEPIEKYRSSLALKEKQAKREQRRYRISSSNDEKLQLSQTSSESNEENAQGSQTPDSNGESVQASRAPECNEENMELGPSAN from the exons atggCAATAGATTCGAGCTCTGCTGTTGAGAGGATGGAAGTGGAGGTCAACTATCTTGCGGAGAGCGACGTGTTTGTGCAGGACCATGACGGTCCGGCCGTCGGAGGCCAGATCGCCGGTTCTAAGAACGGAACCTGTCACCAG TGCCGTCAGAGGAAGACGGAATTCGCGGCGTCGTGTACAAACGTCAAAGCGAAAGGCCCTTGCACGGTGAAGCTATGCCATAGTTGTCTGAAGAACAG GTATACATTGACGGCTGAGCAAGTGGCAGAGAAATGTCCGAAATGTCGAGGCGAATGTAATTGTAGTATATGCCA TAAGAAAGCCGGTTTAATGCCCACTGGTATTCGCACACACGAAGCCAAGAGGAAAGGTTATCAATCTGTTGCTGATATGTTGATTGTGGAGAAGCCGCAAAAGAAGGAGAATGGCTACAGCAAGGGTGGTAACGGGCAGGAGCGTGTGGCTCCAGACAAG GCAACGGGTGTTGATTCACCTAGCAAACGAGGGAAGGAGGACGCCCTTGATCAGAGCGAAGATGTGAACTCGGATGCAGCACAAGAGGACGAGTTGATAGAAACTTGTGATGACAGCAGAGATGGTGGTGCTGCTGTGAATGACAATGATGCGAAGGCCAAGGGCAAGGCTGCAAGAGGGCATCACAGGGTCAAGGAACGTTGCATGGAGAGCAGAGTGGTTGTTCCTGAGGTTCCCCTACCTCAGGGCACCCCATTGACAACTGTAGCAGGTGTCGACTTAGCTGCAGAGGATGTGGGAAATGCTCTCCAATTCTTGAAATTTTGTGaaacttttagagag TTTTTTAAGATTCAGAAGTCCCAAGCTGAGTCTGTTCTTCGGGAACTATCGCGTGGAGGAAGTGGGCGAAGTGGACGGCCTGGACAGTACTCCTCCATAGTTCGATTTCATAGCTATATGCTCTTCTTCATACAGAAGGGTTTATTACAGGA GTCTCTTGAACAAGCAAGCAACAGCTCCTCATGGTTCCAAGATTTGGCGAACCTGGTGTCTGCATCCGGGGTCTCTAAGGTTGACCCTGTGATGAAGGAGCTGCCTACAGAGTGTTTTATTGAAGGCGGTGAGGGATACGATGCCTTAAACTTCTCCCAAAAGCTTAGGCTtctgattttcctttgtgatgAGGCTCTTAACACAAA GACGCTGAGGGGATGGATTGAGGAGCAAAATGAAAGATCTGTCCAACATAAAAGGGACACGAAAGCAAAAGTTGGTCTAGCAAAGGATAAG GAGAGAGATCTCCAAGCAAAGTTGCAAGAGCAGATGGCTAAGAGGACCACTGCAGAGAATAGCGATGCTGTCCCGATTTCAGAGTCGAGCATCCTGATTTCAGAGTCGGACTCCATTGCTTCAGTACTCAGAAGTGAGTTAGCTCAAGCTCACATTGAGGTGGTCGAAGCAATGGCCATGGTACCCGAAA GCGTTGAAATATGTGAGGCTGTTAGAATAGAGCCCTACATTGTGGATGCTGATGGCCATGCCTTCTGGAAACTGAGAGGCCATTTAGATGAAGATATATTGCTTCAAG ATCTGGGATCCTGGGATGGAACTCCATCTGGTGAACAATGGTTCGTCTGCGGTGCTGAAATGAAAGAGCCAATTGAAAAATACCGCTCTTCTCTGGCTCTAAA GGAAAAACAGGCCAAGAGGGAGCAGAGGCGTTACAGAATTTCTTCAAGCAATGATGAAAAATTGCAGCTTTCCCAAACTTCTTCGGAAAGCAATGAAGAAAACGCGCAGGGTTCCCAGACTCCTGATAGCAATGGCGAAAGCGTGCAGGCATCCCGAGCTCCAGAATGCAATGAAGAGAACATGGAGCTCGGTCCTTCGGCgaattaa
- the LOC137707619 gene encoding uncharacterized protein — translation MATQALSTPTAIARGSSSFCRHHDFNRHHFLSLRDHNTASSSSRPITSFLIHLDHIGFRANQLSKSKPKLAIPRAADSSTQPSTLPSTSTAGKTIVPDDQFSLAKVSFGVIGLGVGVSLLSYGFGAYFNILPGSEWSALMLTYGFPLAIIGMAFKYAELKPVPCLTYSDALQLRETSATPILTQVRNDVTRYRYGDEQHLDEALKRIFQYGQGGGIARRSAPTLQSIREEVTGDGRYSLVLVFEAKALQLSDFEQRQAKFASFFGPGITAEVGKGENNLYEVRLISNSNAKPSASPL, via the exons ATGGCAACGCAAGCACTATCAACTCCAACTGCAATTGCAAGAGGAAGCAGCAGCTTCTGCCGCCACCATGACTTCAACCGCcaccactttctctctctgcgTGACCATAACACGGCCTCATCATCATCAAGGCCCATCACCAGCTTCCTCATCCACTTGGATCACATTGGATTCAGAGCCAACCAACTCTCGAAGTCCAAGCCCAAACTGGCCATCCCGAGAGCCGCCGACTCCTCCACCCAGCCTTCCACCCTCCCCTCCACCTCCACCGCCGGCAAAACCATCGTTCCCGACGACCAGTTCTCCCTCGCTAAG GTTTCATTTGGGGTTATTGGTCTTGGTGTTGGGGTTTCACTCTTGTC GTATGGTTTCGGGGCGTACTTTAATATCCTTCCCGGGTCTGAATGGTCAGCATTGATGCTCACATATGGCTTCCCTCTTGCAATCATTGGCATGGCATTCAAG TATGCTGAACTAAAGCCGGTGCCATGCTTGACTTATTCGGACGCCCTGCAATTAAGGGAAACAAGTGCCACGCCGATCCTTACACAG GTCAGGAATGATGTTACAAGGTATCGCTATGGAGATGAACAGCATTTGGATGAGGCATTGAAACGAATCTTCCAGTATGGTCAG GGTGGAGGAATTGCTCGGAGGAGTGCACCTACTCTCCAAAGTATTCGTGAAGAG GTCACCGGAGATGGTAGATACTCATTAGTCCTGGTGTTTGAGGCAAAAGCTTTGCAGTTATCAGATTTTGAACAACGACAG GCCAAGTTTGCTTCATTCTTCGGACCAGGAATCACAGCTGAAGTTG GCAAGGGAGAAAATAATCTATACGAAGTCCGACTTATTTCCAACTCCAACGCTAAACCGTCTGCATCACCGTTGTAA
- the LOC137707620 gene encoding uncharacterized protein isoform X1, with product MISTMEDSPSGSRRRDEPEFSLREWAVKARISRENLNSRRFSASYIPSFREDTSGPSFREGTRSFRSNITISSTASSPGYNLRDEIDPATYSFTTALKALQARSAYHSWETLSPEGFVLNSKWNEAEKYICNPLSGQVPMECLSAKTLSGRSFRNATNRFTMSAPLVYSSHTRPIHTTNIAKPSSNPTKEDLAPQFPVPAKKTEGMTRDVGTQSTPDLGSSSSPSSTSTPPIVERSLNRFRGGDSSKTSAKLKSDDEVEVKDTKETESEKEEQKCRQGGCLSWMRKRYREKHKPKNKKNIFLSHLNLKAS from the exons ATGATCTCCACCATGGAAGACTCACCGTCCGGTTCGAGAAGGCGAGACGAGCCGGAGTTCAGCCTGAGAGAGTGGGCAGTGAAGGCCCGAATCAGCCGCGAAAACCTGAATTCCAGAAGGTTTTCAGCTTCCTATATTCCAAGCTTCAGAGAGGACACAAGTGGTCCAAGTTTCAGAGAGGGCACAAGGTCTTTCAGATCAAACATTACAATCTCCAGCACTGCTTCTTCCCCTGGCTATAACTTAAGAG ATGAAATCGACCCGGCAACGTACTCATTCACCACAGCCCTCAAAG CATTGCAGGCGAGGTCAGCTTATCATAGTTGGGAAACGTTATCACCAGAAgggtttgttttgaattcaaAGTGGAATGAAGCAGAGAAATACATATGCAACCCTCTATCAGGGCAGGTTCCGATGGAGTGTTTATCTGCAAAAACACTTAGCGGAAGATCGTTTCGCAACGCAACGAATCGATTCACAATGTCTGCACCTCTTGTTTACTCTTCCCACACGAGACCAATCCATACAACCAACATTGCCAAGCCTTCTTCTAATCCTACAAAAGAAGATTTGGCTCCTCAATTTCCAGTTCCAG CAAAGAAAACAGAGGGCATGACTAGAGATGTTGGGACTCAAAGCACTCCTGATTTGGGTTCAAGTAGTAGTCCTAGCTCTACTTCAACCCCTCCGATCGTAGAGAGATCGTTAAACCGATTTCGAGGAGGAGATTCGTCTAAAACAAGTGCAAAATTAAAATCTGACGACGAG gtGGAAGTGAAAGATACAAAAGAAACAGAAAGCGAAAAGGAAGAGCAGAAGTGCAGGCAAGGTGGGTGCTTGTCATGGATGAGAAAAAGGTATAGAGAGAAacacaaaccaaaaaacaagaagaatatctttctttctcatctGAATCTCAAAGCGtcttga
- the LOC137707620 gene encoding uncharacterized protein isoform X2, giving the protein MISTMEDSPSGSRRRDEPEFSLREWAVKARISRENLNSRRFSASYIPSFREDTSGPSFREGTRSFRSNITISSTASSPGYNLRDEIDPATYSFTTALKALQARSAYHSWETLSPEGFVLNSKWNEAEKYICNPLSGQVPMECLSAKTLSGRSFRNATNRFTMSAPLVYSSHTRPIHTTNIAKPSSNPTKEDLAPQFPVPAKKTEGMTRDVGTQSTPDLGSSSSPSSTSTPPIVERSLNRFRGGDSSKTSAKLKSDDERCV; this is encoded by the exons ATGATCTCCACCATGGAAGACTCACCGTCCGGTTCGAGAAGGCGAGACGAGCCGGAGTTCAGCCTGAGAGAGTGGGCAGTGAAGGCCCGAATCAGCCGCGAAAACCTGAATTCCAGAAGGTTTTCAGCTTCCTATATTCCAAGCTTCAGAGAGGACACAAGTGGTCCAAGTTTCAGAGAGGGCACAAGGTCTTTCAGATCAAACATTACAATCTCCAGCACTGCTTCTTCCCCTGGCTATAACTTAAGAG ATGAAATCGACCCGGCAACGTACTCATTCACCACAGCCCTCAAAG CATTGCAGGCGAGGTCAGCTTATCATAGTTGGGAAACGTTATCACCAGAAgggtttgttttgaattcaaAGTGGAATGAAGCAGAGAAATACATATGCAACCCTCTATCAGGGCAGGTTCCGATGGAGTGTTTATCTGCAAAAACACTTAGCGGAAGATCGTTTCGCAACGCAACGAATCGATTCACAATGTCTGCACCTCTTGTTTACTCTTCCCACACGAGACCAATCCATACAACCAACATTGCCAAGCCTTCTTCTAATCCTACAAAAGAAGATTTGGCTCCTCAATTTCCAGTTCCAG CAAAGAAAACAGAGGGCATGACTAGAGATGTTGGGACTCAAAGCACTCCTGATTTGGGTTCAAGTAGTAGTCCTAGCTCTACTTCAACCCCTCCGATCGTAGAGAGATCGTTAAACCGATTTCGAGGAGGAGATTCGTCTAAAACAAGTGCAAAATTAAAATCTGACGACGAG CGATGTGTTTAG